Genomic window (Melioribacteraceae bacterium):
GGCTCTACAATAAACGCTCAAGCGGTAAATTAAAGTTTTTAATTTTAAGAGATGGAACTGGATATGTTCAGTGCGTAGTATTTAAAGGAAATGTTTCTCCCGAACTATTTGAACTTGCCGATCAATTAACACAAGAAGCTTCATTTGAGATAACCGGAACGGTAAGGGCAGAAGCTCGTTCTGTTGGCGGTTTTGAACTAGATGTTACAGATCTTAAACTAATCTCTCCCTCGGTAGATTATCCAATTACTCCAAAAGATCATGGTATTGAATTTTTGATTGACCATCGCCATCTCTGGGTGAGATCAAAAAAACAGGTCGCAATCTTAAAAATTAGACACAGAATTGTAAAAGCTATTCGTGACTTTTTTGATTCCCGCGGCTTTACACTATTTGATCCTCCGATAATTACTCCAAACGCGTGTGAGGGAACAAGCACTCTATTTGAAATGGATTATTTTGATCTTGGTAAAGCCTATTTAACTCAATCGGGACAGCTTTACGCTGAAAGCGGCGCAATGGCTCTCGGTAAAATTTATACTTTTGGTCCAACATTCAGAGCAGAAAAATCTAAAACAAGAAGACATTTAACTGAATTTTGGATGGTTGAACCTGAAATGGCTTTTTATGATTTAAATGATGATATGGATTTAGCCGAAGAATTTATTGAATATATCGTACAAACAGTTCTCACCGATATGAAAGAGGAATTAAAAGAAGTTGAAAGGGATATTACAAAACTAGAAAGTATCAAAAGACCATTCCCCAGAATCTCGTACGATGAAGCTGTAGAAATTTTACGGGCAAATGGAGTTGATTTTGAATGGGGAAATGATCTCGGCGGCGCTGATGAAACAATTATTGGCGAAAAATATGACCGCCCAGTAATGATTCATAGATATCCTTCTGAAGTGAAAGCATTTTATATGAAGCGGGATCCAGAAAATCCAAAAGTTGCTTTGGCTGTCGATGTGATTGCTCCCGAGGGTTACGGTGAAATTATTGGTGGTAGCCAGAGAGAAGATAATCTTGATCTTTTGCTTGAAAGAATAAAAGAACATAACTTGCCACAGTCCTTTTTTGAATGGTATCTGGATTTGAGAAGATATGGATCGGTCCCACATTCAGGTTTTGGGTTAGGACTCGAACGTACAGTTAGTTGGATTTGCGGTTTGGAACATTTAAGGGAAGCAATCCCATTTCCAAGAATGATTTATAGGAATACACCTTAATTATGAATATAGAAATTGTATTGTTTATTATACTTGGATTAGTAGCAGTAGTATCATCAGTGGTGATGATAACGAGAAAAAATCCTGTAATAAGCGCGGTTTTTCTAGTCCTTAATTTCTTCGCTCTAGCCGGGTTATACCTTCTCCTCAACGCCCAATTTATTGCGGTTGTTCAGGTTATTGTGTACGCCGGAGCAATAATGGTATTATTTTTATTTGTATTGATGCTTCTCAATACAAGTCCCGATTCTGCAATAATGCATGATAAAAAGCCTATTAAATGGTTTGCGATATTTATTGCGGTATTTGTATTTATTCAACTAGCTTATATTATTTTTTGGGGTAAACCTTCCCGAAATCTTACCCCTAATGAGGCCCTAAGTATTAATTCTGGGACAATAGAAACAATAGGAAGAGAACTGTACACAAATTATATAATTCCATTTGAGGTTGCCGGATTTTTATTGCTGGCTACTTCTATCGGTGCATTAGTTTTAGCAAAAAAGAAATTCGAGTAGGATATTATGGCTTCAATTCCAATGGAGTATTTTTTAGTATTATCGGCATTTATGTTTGTAGTGGGAGTAGCCG
Coding sequences:
- the asnS gene encoding asparagine--tRNA ligase — translated: MKPETYIKDLSRYEGASVTLKGWLYNKRSSGKLKFLILRDGTGYVQCVVFKGNVSPELFELADQLTQEASFEITGTVRAEARSVGGFELDVTDLKLISPSVDYPITPKDHGIEFLIDHRHLWVRSKKQVAILKIRHRIVKAIRDFFDSRGFTLFDPPIITPNACEGTSTLFEMDYFDLGKAYLTQSGQLYAESGAMALGKIYTFGPTFRAEKSKTRRHLTEFWMVEPEMAFYDLNDDMDLAEEFIEYIVQTVLTDMKEELKEVERDITKLESIKRPFPRISYDEAVEILRANGVDFEWGNDLGGADETIIGEKYDRPVMIHRYPSEVKAFYMKRDPENPKVALAVDVIAPEGYGEIIGGSQREDNLDLLLERIKEHNLPQSFFEWYLDLRRYGSVPHSGFGLGLERTVSWICGLEHLREAIPFPRMIYRNTP
- a CDS encoding NADH-quinone oxidoreductase subunit J, whose protein sequence is MEIVLFIILGLVAVVSSVVMITRKNPVISAVFLVLNFFALAGLYLLLNAQFIAVVQVIVYAGAIMVLFLFVLMLLNTSPDSAIMHDKKPIKWFAIFIAVFVFIQLAYIIFWGKPSRNLTPNEALSINSGTIETIGRELYTNYIIPFEVAGFLLLATSIGALVLAKKKFE